The genomic stretch GAAGATATAGTTAAGAAAGAAGGTTTGATTTTTGTTAGTGacaagtgtttttattttttgccatTTCTGTTTTACAGTTTCAGGTGGGTGTAAAGATTCAGAATGAATCGTGCAAACTTGTATGGGTACATGACATTAGGTTTTGTTTCTGCTTTGTAGTATTAATGCGTTAGTCTCTCTCTATTTATCCAATACTATCATCTTTATAGATATCACTGTGCAATGCAAATATCATTTCCCCTTTGTATCTGAATGTTAGTGTTTGTGCTGCTGGTATGGTTGGTTAAGAACCACAGGGTCCACAAGCTGGAAAGCCAGAATACGATGTGTATTCACTGTATTGTTCTTGACAGCAATGTGTCTTGGTGAACTGTAATATCATGAAAAAGCAAAGCATAACATGTTTGGTATGGCCATGCTAGGGTACCATGCgtttcttccttttcaatttccCTTGTCAGTATCAATCTTGTGATTTTACCCGTTTCCCTTTCTGCTAACATTACTGTTGAAAATATTGTTCAGgtatcaaaatttatataatcagtCATTTTATGATGCATTTGATTTTTGGTTATCTTGTTAGATTAGGGATGTTTGAAAACCTACGTTCAACTCTCATCATTTCCATGATTTTGCAAAAAGTTGGGAGGggatgttttataattattggaCAGTGTTTAATTAGTAAACCAATCTAATTGATTCATGATAGAGCTTTCTGTAAATGCTCTAAAAGACACCTTTTGCTTCTCCCCTTACCCAAATGGTCCAGTCCAGTCCTTCATATTTGTTGTGTTTGAAAGTTTTGCTGTCTTTGGAGATGACAGGACAGCTTTGCCGTGTTAGCTAATCTATACAACTAATATGCTTAAAATAGTTCTGTGTTTATTTTTGGATGTGGGGCAAGTTGTTTGCAAATGCTATGATGAGTTGTTATTGCCCTTGTGGGGGGAAATTGATTGGatatgtacacacacacacacacacacacacacacacatctgtTCTGCTAGTTAGTTAATGTTGCTACATATCATAACTCGTTAAATTCACTTAGTAAGATTTTACTCATGACTCTCATGGCAGGCAGCTGcccaaacaaaaccaaaaaatgaaTGCTAAAGTTTGCATTACATGGGATGGTTATTATTGTTACCTTTTTCTGCATCATCCTTGAGGACCACTTCCTAGTTTTTATCTTTCCTGCCGAACTTGGTCCTGTAGCCAGAAAGGGTGCTGGTTACAGTcacatagagagagagagggagagagggagggagggttaACTGTTAACCATATAATCTGACTGATAGTTTCCTTTGCTGTCTTTTCCAGCTTTTACAGACCAGCACACATGGGCTTGGCTTGGCTTGGCTTGGCTAGGCGATGCTAGTTTCCATTCAAGACGTTATTAACCTTAAGAATATAATGAGCTGAGCACCGTTCTTTTTGTATGCCACTGGACTGGACTTGAGTGAACTTGCCCATagcaaaagcataaaaaaaattctcaggACTTTGGGGTCACTTGTGTGAATATCCACCCACCCAACATGGTCTGCACTGTTCGTGGTTTCTGGGGTATGAATCTGTCGATCAATCTGGTGGGTACTTTTCAATGAAAAGGGCATATTGCATATATTCTCTTCGCGTTTTGGATCCTTGTTCTTGTTTGTGTAGCTGGTTCCTGGTGCATGAATGGTCTCTGTTGCTTTCTTGAGATTTCTTCTTTATCTTACAAGTGCCCAAGGCATTTAGACGACTGCTAGTAGGGGCCAGCCAGCGTGTTGAATTGGCAAAGATTTGGTATGATTTGTATTCAAAGTGGAAATGCTTTTAGCTCGTCATTCTCTTTCTATATCCAAGAACATAATAATCACATAAAAGCAAATCCTACAGGGCTATATTCTCTGTTAGGCTAAATCTTCCCTTTGCTATCTCTCACATCATTCTATGTTTAGTGTATCAATCCTTTTGCTTGAAAAATACGTTAGCGTGTAGAGAACTCTCTTAACACCATTTCTAATCTACTTAAAAAACCACCAAAGCCATAAAAAGCTCATGGGCGGAAGTTATGCCACAACATTTGAGAAGCCATggagtttatggactcaatcgAAGTGCCAAGTGTATACTCAGCCAGCCACCTAGAGTGCCATGCTCATGGTCCGTTATTCTTGAACACAAGGGAGCATACCTGCACATTAGAGTGAAAGTTAGGCAGCGCTATTTTTGTAGATTGTTTTTTCGTACTCCCTTGTTGTATTGGATTGACTTGGTGAAAGAGGGACCCTGATTATAGTAAGTTAATGACCTTACTTGGGAAGCACTGGCATGATCACCTCATCAAATCTCCTACTAATCATTTCCTTCAGCAAACTAACATCTTCAACATCCAGCAATAGCTAGCAGGCTTGGAATTGCTGCTGATGGCTCGTCTCATCTGCAGATTAAGAACCTTGATGTCTCTGCATTGACTTGCatggtggaaaaagaaatttgagCTTGTCCACAAAGTGATATTTGGACATACCTTGAGAATCTCTACCTTCCCTCTCATTTCGTTTAAACACTCAATTCTTTGTTCCAATATATCCACAAAACCAAGGTAAGCTAGCTAGCTTGCAGGCTTGCAGTAGTACTTGTTATTTTCCCAGCAACAAGAATCAGAGGCAAATAATTATCCATGAACATTATTTTCGGGTTCATAATACAGGAGCTAGCAAGTCAATTAGGACTTCAGGAATTGAGAGAGTAACCACGGGTGTTCCTGTAGCATTACTACTATTCTGTGGCTGCATCTATTGCAAACGGAGaatgaatggaaaaaataaaggcaAAATCATCTATCTGGGGCTTGGGAGGTTGACATTAGTTAATATTTACAAGGAATTCCTCGGCCATATGGAATGATCgtatgatttaattaataaagttttagatTGGTGAATCACGGGGTTGATTTGTTAAGTACTTATCTAAATCACCAGCTGAaaggtttatttttaattaaaaattaagttttagagTCCTACTGGTTTTCTATCTATACCCCAAGCTCAAAGtcatttcaaaagataaaattttcatttgcaatcataattatataatCTTTGAAGTAATATTTGATTTGGATTGTCAACGTTATTTACCTAGATATAAaacatcacacacacacacacaaatccATGCCTTGAAAGAAGGAAAGCACGCATCGATCAAGATGCCATTCATGATAGTTTGGGGGGCTGTTTTTAgtttaatccttgtatttttttattatagttttggCCAATAACCAGACACactactataatttttaaatttaccaaaataatattatgttgttatttatattctCATTCCTTCGGTATAAATTTTACCTCATGAATGAAAATACTCCTTCGTTAGTAATTTGTAGTTcgttgataataaaattattgatgggTTTGCTAACATAAAAAACAGGCAAATTTTTTTTACCCACTTCAGTCCATTAATATTTCTATTGGTGAGCtagtatttttacttttttaaatctattaaacagatatagaaaataattaaaataaataacaatgtgCTTATTCTAGTCTGTAATCCTCATTTCATTCTAatagtttaattaaatgattaattgaattgtttatgctttaatattatttatagattatagATAGCTAATGTAAATAACCCCATTTATTCAACTTGGGGAGCGCCTAAATTAAACCCACATGAGCTTTTTTGGATTTCATGCACCGTGGAAGTGACATCAATAGTATTCAGATAGAGAAGCAGCTGACGTGTTTTCATATGGTAAGAAGATGATGGATTGGTggttgtattcagataatcctctGTACCTTAACAAATACAGAAGATCATGTCAGACAGCATCACACCTTTTGACCTTCATTTTCCATCCAAGGTTGTATTAGATTGTCTTGAAGATAGTTGTGTTATATACAGTAGCAGTGTTTTTTGAAAGATAGCTGTAGCTTCTGGTgcaggtatatatatatatagaaggaaAGTTCATGCCTTGAAAGAAGGAAATCATGCATAAAAATGCCATCCATGATCGTTTGGGGGgctatttttagtttaatcttTGTACATTTATTACCAAGCAAAATGTTGTAGCAACAACAGTGGTAGATCCATTTTGTGGATCCAGAAAAACAACCAATGCTGGCACCTTATCTTTCAGTAACCTTCAAGCTGTCCTCTCATCTTTAAGATTGAATGCTAGCAATGTTGGATTTTACAATTATAGTCTTGGCCACGAACCAGACACAGTTTATGGTCTTTATGTTTGCCGAGGAGATGTCTCCCTCAGTCTATGTCGCGAGTGCATCGCGAAAGCAAGTTGCGACTTCTTACAGCTGTGTCCTAACAGCTCCGATGCCTTTGTATGGTACGATCAACGCATGCTACGCCTCGCAACTTCCTCGTCTGTTAGAGACTCAACCATACGGTTAAGCTTACAACAATTCTAGACTTGCAACGGCCGATGTTTTGGCGAATGGAGATTTATAGAATCTGTCGGACAGTCCAAATCCATATTTGTCCGACACTGTTATAACGGTATTGGGAACGAGATGAGGTATGGTATAGTGCAGTGCACCAGAGATCTCAGCCTCGATAATTGTACTAAGTGTTTGAATCGATTGCTTAATCATTGTCATGTTGCCAAGAGAAGTATTTAGGATTTCAGATATTGTATCCAAGTTGCTAATTGGATGGATATTGTTCAGAAAATCTTTTAGTTGTGAGCTTAAAATGGTactttttcttgatatttttcctagtttttttctttttgaaaccGCTTAATTCGTAATTTAATGGTATGGTTCTTGGTACAGATGAGAACTAGAGATCCATTGATCCAGGCGGCGTTGGTTCGGAGCAAATTATTGCTGTTTTGTGCCCAGAACCCTTGCGGCTGCTCAATTCTAATACCAATTGTGCGCAAAGCTGGAAAGTTCCTGGGCTTTGACTGATCCTGTTAGAAATTGCTAAGGTATTTGTTTTCCATTCTTACTCTTTGATGATGACATCCCACGTTTCTGCACAGAATTTGGGAATCCTGCTAGCTGAtctcaagtttattttatttgtttttttcaaattatttgtcTTAGTTGGGGCAGAGAGCAATATAGATGGTGGAACAGTGTGTAAAGCTTTCTGCCTTCTCTCCCATGAGAGAAATTTAGTGGTTTTGATCCTCTGATAGAGTTCCCCCAAGATTCACTTCTGGCTAATCATTAAGCAGGTAACTTCTACAGTTTTTTGGATAAAGGTAACTGGGCTGGTGAAGCTTTGCcagttttaagagataaaatcaGAATTTTGCCTTGCCTTATCAAAACTCTTTTAAGATAACTATCACCTCAACAACCATGGTTGATACCAGTTAATCTTGCTCTCGAACAccctttataataataaaataagatttctAATTGGATGTTAACAGATTTACCCATGCTTAAACTCTGACTTAATTGCCTTTATACCATACTGGACAGCCATAGCTTTCTCGTTCTCTGAAATTTTGGTGTGCGAAATGGCCAGGAGCAGAAGAAGAGTGGCATTGAGTTTCCTTTTTTCCTTCAAGGGTTTAGCCTCTACCATTGCAGTTGTGGGCTGCTTCTTCTTCACTTGCTCCTTCCTCCTCAACGTTCATATTGGTTCTTCCAGTCCCACTGACCATGAAGTAAGTTTTCTTTCTCCCTGTTTGTACATTTGTTAGCTATATCAGAAAagaaactatataaattttgCAGAAACAATTTGTCTCGAAAGATGAAGCCATAATTCTATGAGGAAAGCGTAGACATGCATGAAATatcttcctttccttttgaAGTAGGACTGTTAATGAGCGATCACTAACATATTTATGTTTTCGTTAGGTTTTAGGTTTGAAACAATATGAACGTAATGACGGGAGACATCCACTTTCTCTCACATCAAACGCTCTCAAGGCTCAGTTGAAGGAAACTGTGCGGTCAGTGGTTGAATACCAAGGCTTGGTGCTTATGCATGGTTCCATAGCTCGGAAACTAAAACTTGAGAACTCTAAGCTTGTTAGGAATTTTGCTGAGATTTCGATAAACTTCACAGATCTCATAAAAAAGGCTTCTCACTGTGATGTTTCAGATTCCAATACAGCATTGGTGCACCGATTTCTAAAGGAGGCGAAAGAGGAAGTTAAATTCGCTAAGCAATTGATCTCTAAATCAAAAGGGTCTTTTGATAGTCAACTCAAGATTCAAAAACTGAAAGACAAAATTTTTGGTTTGGAGGAACAGATGACAAAAATGAAAACTAAAGGTGAGTTCGCGAAATCAATTGCTGCAAAAGCAATCCCAAGAAACTTGCATTGCCTTGCATTGCGGTTAATGCAAGAGAGGATTGAGAATCCTATTCGTTACATCAACAAACAGACGAAGTCACGGCAGCCACGGCAGCCACTTCAAGAGTTTGAAGATCCAAATCTTTACCATTATGCTATATTTTCAGATAATGTTCTTGCAGCTTCAGTGGTGGTGAATTCAGTGGTGCAAAACGCAAAGGAGCCATGGAAACATGTTTTACATATTGTGACAGAGAGGACAACTCTTGCAGCAATGAAAGTGATGTTCAAGTTGAAAGACCACAATGGGACGCACATTGAAGTGAAAGCAGTTGAAGATTACAAATTCCTGAACTCATCTTATGTGCCAGTGCTTCGACAACAAGAATCTGCAGAGTTGCTGGGATATTATTATGGGCATGGACTCGAAAACTCGACAACCGACTCTAGCAACTTAAAGTTCAGGAACCCCAAGTATTTATCTATCCTGAACCATTTGAGGTTTTATTTGCCAGAAATGTATCCAAAATTGcacaagattttatttttagatgatgATGTAGTGGTTCAAAAGGACTTGACAGGGTTGTGGGAGTTTGACATGGATGGGAAGGTGAATGGAGCGGTCGAGACATGTTTTGGGTCATTCCATCGATATGATAAATACTTGAAGTTTGATCATCCTTTGATTAAGGAGACGTTCGATCCCAAGGCATGTGCATGGGCTTATGGAATGAACATTTTTGATTTAGATGCCTGGAGAAGAGACAACTGCACTGAAAAGTATCATTATTGGCAAGAGTTGGTAAATACTTTACTTATTCTTTTGTGTTCTGATCTTATTTGTGTGGTTACTGACTATTGATCTTGATATTGTTGCAGAATGGGAATCGAACGTTGTGGAGGTTGGGGACACTGCCACCAGGTTTAATCACATTTTATTCCACAACAAAGCCACTAGACAAGTCATGGCATGTTCTAGGGCTAGGCTATAACCCAGGACTTAGCGAGGAGAAGATTCAAAATGCTGCAGTTATTCACTACAATGGAGATTCAAAACCTTGGCTTGCCACCGCCATTCCTAGGTACCAGCCGCTTTGGACAAAGTATGTCGACTATGATCTGGAGTTTTTCCGAGCCTGCAACTTTGCTCCCTAATCAAATCTCCATATCTTAAGCCTCGATTGGTGTAAACAAGTAATTGTTTGTTATTTCTACTTTATTTTGAAAGTACAAGAATATTAAGCATGTTGGAACTAAATTATTGGTTAGATTGTTGGATGTACCTAAGTTTTCATTCGTCTTGTTTCTCATCCTCTATATTCATAATATATTAGCTTCCTCATTGTTCgttaacaagaagagaaaagaaaactatgCATTCTAAGCATACTAGAGATTCATTTATGAAGGTTTGGAATGATTTGGTTGTGGTGTAGCCCTAGAAACACAAGAAAAAGTTACCGGTAGGGCAGGGAGGGTCTGGCTGGCTTGAGGGCATGGGCAAGCAGAAAATGAATAAGTGAATCAAGCAGAAAGTAAAGAGATATGTCATTTTGATTCCaccaactaagaaaaaaattcgtACTTTGGACTGTTACAATTAGAAAGCAATAAAGACTAGGCAAAATTTTATAACTTCACATCAACCTTTGTCGCTTGTAAAGTGGGACTTGAGAGTTTGTTTTGGCTGATGAAGTTATAATCCTTGCGTTGCTCCATCCCGAGCATGAAGGAGCTCCTGTAGAATTTGACGTGAACTGTAATAAATGATTCATTCTATTTGATGGTGATGAATTTGAAGCCCTCAAAACAGAAGAAATTGGATTTGCATATGGCTTCTGATGAACATACGCAGCTTTGTTAGAATTTGGTAAAATACTAAGAGGTGTTTTAAGGGGAGGAGGGTTTCGCCACTGAGGAAGTTGTCCTGTTATGAGAAGTGATTGGAGCAGGGGACCGGCATCCATCACAGCCTGCAAGAGTTTTCCCTTCTGAGGCAGAACCTTTCCCTGAgcaagataatcaatcactgcAATGCCCCTGTCATTCTCAACATTGTTGCCTCCTGAAGAGACTAAACCAGTGAAATTTGTCCAGTTGTGCTGTTCTTGAACAAAAGGCTGATTCAATAACCCCATATTGCTCGATCCAGCCATGTTCTTGTTTGGGAAATCAGGAGATGAACCAGCATCAAAGAATGAATCCacagaagatgaacagtgtgaAAGTCGGTTGTATGTTTCAGAATTGGATTCTGATACGCTAAGGTTTGCTTTCGGAGTCGTGTTTAGGACGGGGATTTCAGGTTGGACTTGAGAAAGAATCTGACCAGGTGATGTAGAAGACATTGACTTGTAAATCAATGTCTGTAGCTGATCTCTTGCTCCATCTCTTTCTTTGCAAGCATTCGCTAAGAGATTGAGCAAATGCTGCACAGTATCCTTCTGTTCTGTCAGTGTCACCTTCgccttcattttcattttctgcaGTTCAAGAGTTGTGTACAGGAGCTTATGTTTTAGGTCATCCATGCTCTGCCAAAAATCATAACAGGCAGTTTAGCAGATGATATCACTTGGGATTTCAACTAGAGAGGAGCAAAAGCTCCACCATATAAACGGAAAAACAGCCCCATAGTTTTCAGGGTGAGCATACCAACGCCTAACCttcttttagaaaaatcatGGATTCCCATTGGCATAAACAGTAGTCTGTAATGAATCCATGTGATGAGGCAAGCAGGAACAGTACAAGTAGCAGAAAAATCAATATGGTGTGGTCAGTCagaaattagattatttttatttattcagagCATCTTTGTTTTGGGACTCGATTAATGTGAAACAAACacttaaaattaagttaatagACGCAAACTACCAATATAATCACTATATTTAAAGTAAtcattattctctcttttttttcatcataaaaacCACCATTTTTATTATAGAAATTACTGTTTTTCTTATTCTATTATTATCGtactataaatgaaaaataatatatattatagaaaaGTAATTGTCTTGATGCATCCAAACAATGGAAgaaaactcattttaaaaaaaaaaacgttttacataagattttttttcagtgAAATATTTTTGTGCAAAACAAACATGCCCTTAATCTctaaatatatttcaaacaatGATATCATCAAGAAATTGACACATACATACAAGATTAAAAACCAATATATTAtgctataattaaattaatagcaATGGTATATATATGATATGCACATGAAATCTAGATGGACAAAAAATGAGTTAGAGATAAGTTTTGAAGAGGCTCACCTCATAACCACAAAGAGCACTCATTTCCTCCATAATTAACGACTCCCTCTACAATTCTATCTTGAGAGGAACAGCAAGGGTGAAG from Populus alba chromosome 8, ASM523922v2, whole genome shotgun sequence encodes the following:
- the LOC118045072 gene encoding galacturonosyltransferase 8, which encodes MARSRRRVALSFLFSFKGLASTIAVVGCFFFTCSFLLNVHIGSSSPTDHEVLGLKQYERNDGRHPLSLTSNALKAQLKETVRSVVEYQGLVLMHGSIARKLKLENSKLVRNFAEISINFTDLIKKASHCDVSDSNTALVHRFLKEAKEEVKFAKQLISKSKGSFDSQLKIQKLKDKIFGLEEQMTKMKTKGEFAKSIAAKAIPRNLHCLALRLMQERIENPIRYINKQTKSRQPRQPLQEFEDPNLYHYAIFSDNVLAASVVVNSVVQNAKEPWKHVLHIVTERTTLAAMKVMFKLKDHNGTHIEVKAVEDYKFLNSSYVPVLRQQESAELLGYYYGHGLENSTTDSSNLKFRNPKYLSILNHLRFYLPEMYPKLHKILFLDDDVVVQKDLTGLWEFDMDGKVNGAVETCFGSFHRYDKYLKFDHPLIKETFDPKACAWAYGMNIFDLDAWRRDNCTEKYHYWQELNGNRTLWRLGTLPPGLITFYSTTKPLDKSWHVLGLGYNPGLSEEKIQNAAVIHYNGDSKPWLATAIPRYQPLWTKYVDYDLEFFRACNFAP
- the LOC118045073 gene encoding uncharacterized protein, producing the protein MDDLKHKLLYTTLELQKMKMKAKVTLTEQKDTVQHLLNLLANACKERDGARDQLQTLIYKSMSSTSPGQILSQVQPEIPVLNTTPKANLSVSESNSETYNRLSHCSSSVDSFFDAGSSPDFPNKNMAGSSNMGLLNQPFVQEQHNWTNFTGLVSSGGNNVENDRGIAVIDYLAQGKVLPQKGKLLQAVMDAGPLLQSLLITGQLPQWRNPPPLKTPLSILPNSNKAAYVHQKPYANPISSVLRASNSSPSNRMNHLLQFTSNSTGAPSCSGWSNARIITSSAKTNSQVPLYKRQRLM